Proteins found in one Pirellulales bacterium genomic segment:
- a CDS encoding hemolysin family protein, translating into MLGTLLIILLLIVANGFFVAAEIAIIAARKGRLEQMADEGSHAAKLALGLAGDPNRYLPTVQLGITLVNTFVAVFGGEELVNPLAEIIAKIPLDFIAHHAHSISLVIIVVGLTFFSLLLGELVPKQLALRRAELLARLVAPALHWLSIIGRPFVWLMGRASDAVLFVLRAGKPATDEPTVSLVDIEHMIETGMQEGVLESVEQRVAMEALRLGERTVRDVMRPRIDLDALDVNTPAEEVIGAVAMAGFSRLPVYEADLDHVIGFVHIKDLFRQLHLGWEIELRKLLKPALFVPESMPLDRLLELFQEQHNQLAVVLDEYGGTEGMVTLEDVIEKLVGEIREGHRYDQQQMFVERGSGTWLVDGTFGVADLIERLNLRIDNDEPRSYSTISGLIMHVLGRIPTVGDTTQWHGLNFEVVDMDGQRIDRVLISRQPPQAEPAS; encoded by the coding sequence TTGCTCGGCACGCTGTTAATCATCCTGCTGCTGATTGTCGCCAACGGCTTTTTCGTCGCCGCGGAAATTGCCATTATCGCCGCACGCAAAGGACGGCTGGAACAAATGGCCGACGAAGGCAGCCACGCCGCCAAATTGGCCCTGGGCTTAGCCGGCGACCCCAACCGTTATTTGCCCACCGTGCAGTTGGGCATCACGCTGGTGAACACGTTCGTGGCGGTGTTTGGCGGCGAGGAATTAGTGAATCCGCTGGCGGAAATCATAGCCAAAATTCCGCTCGATTTTATCGCCCATCATGCGCATTCCATTTCGCTGGTAATCATCGTGGTGGGACTTACCTTTTTCTCGCTTTTGCTCGGCGAACTGGTGCCCAAGCAACTAGCCCTGCGACGGGCGGAATTGCTGGCCCGGTTAGTCGCCCCGGCGCTGCATTGGCTTTCGATTATCGGTCGACCATTTGTCTGGCTGATGGGCCGCGCCAGCGACGCCGTGCTATTTGTGCTGCGGGCCGGCAAACCTGCGACGGACGAGCCTACCGTGTCGCTGGTCGATATTGAGCACATGATCGAAACCGGCATGCAAGAGGGCGTATTGGAATCGGTCGAGCAGCGGGTGGCCATGGAAGCGCTGCGATTGGGGGAGCGCACCGTGCGCGATGTCATGCGGCCGCGCATCGATTTAGATGCACTCGATGTCAACACGCCGGCCGAGGAAGTCATTGGCGCCGTGGCCATGGCTGGCTTTTCCCGCCTGCCGGTTTACGAAGCGGATTTAGATCACGTCATCGGCTTTGTGCACATCAAAGATTTATTCCGCCAACTGCACTTGGGCTGGGAAATCGAGCTGCGCAAGCTGCTCAAGCCGGCGCTGTTTGTGCCCGAATCGATGCCGCTGGATCGGTTGTTGGAATTGTTTCAAGAGCAGCACAACCAATTGGCCGTGGTGCTGGACGAATACGGCGGCACCGAGGGCATGGTCACACTGGAAGACGTCATCGAAAAGCTGGTGGGCGAAATCCGCGAAGGGCACCGTTACGATCAGCAGCAAATGTTCGTGGAGCGCGGCAGCGGCACGTGGCTGGTCGACGGCACGTTTGGCGTTGCCGATTTAATCGAACGCCTCAATTTGCGAATCGACAATGACGAGCCGCGCAGCTACAGCACCATTTCTGGCTTGATCATGCACGTGCTAGGCCGCATTCCCACCGTCGGCGACACCACGCAGTGGCACGGCCTGAACTTCGAAGTGGTCGACATGGACGGCCAGCGCATCGATCGGGTGTTAATTAGCCGGCAACCGCCGCAGGCCGAGCCGGCATCTTGA
- a CDS encoding amidophosphoribosyltransferase, whose product MSELHHECGLAAIYHLPAAASSPLCPAQGPGEISRLMPRMLLDIQNRGQLSAGMTTYDPDRRQLLETHKDVGSVSEVFRMSHRGKYESLMSQYAGRAAIGHVRYATCGEDDRNYAQPFERHHLQRHKWFSFGFNGQLANFRELQAKLLADGDNHLARENDTEIIMHEISRELSGDGQPDLVDVFRNVARRFDGAYNLVFLNAVGEMVVVRDPLGIRPLCYAKEGPLFAAASESVALLNLGFQAESIKSLLPGQMISISPSRFELHTFARQPRKAHCFFEWIYFANVASTMDERSVYLTRKHLGEELARLETLKIDKDTVVVPVPDTSKAAADAMAYGLRVPAVEGLIRNRYTGRTFIEGGNSRRQKAETKYTPLREVLEGKRVILVEDSIVRSTTMKVLIHRLREMGGAREIHVRVACPPIIAPCFYGIDMSTIGELFAPPFLRDGQLTEEAEAAMAQRLGADSLRYLPVESIARAIGFDSDQLCQACITGEYPTPYGQKLYQIALQQADCAGGGRTYESAAAL is encoded by the coding sequence ATGAGCGAATTGCATCATGAATGTGGTTTGGCGGCGATCTATCACTTGCCAGCCGCGGCTTCCAGTCCCTTGTGCCCGGCGCAGGGTCCGGGTGAAATCTCTCGGTTAATGCCGCGGATGCTCTTGGATATTCAAAACCGGGGCCAGCTTTCCGCGGGCATGACCACGTACGACCCCGATCGCCGGCAGCTTCTAGAAACGCACAAAGACGTGGGCAGCGTCAGCGAAGTGTTCCGCATGAGCCACCGAGGCAAGTACGAAAGCTTGATGAGCCAATACGCCGGTCGGGCGGCCATTGGACACGTGCGCTACGCCACTTGCGGGGAAGACGACCGCAATTACGCCCAGCCGTTCGAGCGGCATCATTTGCAGCGGCACAAATGGTTCAGCTTTGGCTTCAACGGGCAGTTGGCCAACTTTCGCGAATTGCAGGCCAAACTGCTGGCCGATGGCGATAATCACTTGGCCCGCGAGAACGACACCGAAATTATCATGCACGAAATCAGCCGGGAGCTTTCCGGCGACGGGCAGCCCGACTTGGTCGATGTGTTTCGCAACGTAGCGCGGCGGTTTGACGGGGCGTACAACCTGGTGTTCTTAAACGCTGTGGGGGAAATGGTGGTGGTGCGCGATCCGCTGGGAATCCGTCCGCTATGTTACGCCAAGGAAGGCCCGCTATTTGCCGCGGCCAGTGAAAGCGTGGCATTGTTGAATTTGGGCTTTCAGGCGGAAAGCATCAAATCGTTGTTGCCCGGGCAAATGATTTCCATTTCGCCGTCACGGTTCGAGTTGCACACCTTTGCCCGGCAGCCGCGCAAGGCACATTGCTTTTTCGAATGGATTTATTTTGCCAACGTGGCCAGCACGATGGACGAGCGCAGCGTGTATTTAACGCGCAAGCATTTGGGCGAAGAATTAGCGCGCCTGGAAACGCTGAAAATCGACAAAGACACCGTCGTGGTGCCCGTGCCCGATACTAGCAAAGCGGCGGCCGATGCCATGGCCTATGGGTTGCGCGTGCCGGCCGTGGAGGGGCTAATTCGCAATCGCTACACCGGCCGCACGTTTATCGAAGGAGGAAACAGCCGGCGGCAAAAGGCCGAAACCAAATACACGCCGCTGCGGGAAGTTTTGGAAGGCAAGCGTGTGATTTTGGTCGAAGATTCCATTGTCCGCTCCACGACCATGAAGGTGCTGATTCATCGCCTGCGAGAAATGGGCGGAGCACGCGAAATTCACGTGCGGGTCGCTTGCCCGCCGATTATTGCGCCCTGTTTTTATGGCATCGACATGTCGACGATTGGCGAACTATTTGCCCCGCCGTTTTTGCGAGACGGTCAATTGACGGAAGAAGCTGAAGCCGCCATGGCCCAACGGTTGGGGGCCGATTCGCTCCGCTATTTGCCGGTGGAATCGATCGCCCGGGCCATTGGGTTCGATTCCGATCAGCTTTGCCAGGCCTGCATTACCGGCGAGTACCCCACGCCGTACGGGCAAAAACTCTATCAAATTGCCTTGCAACAGGCAGATTGTGCCGGCGGCGGCCGGACGTACGAAAGCGCCGCGGCGCTGTAG
- the proB gene encoding glutamate 5-kinase produces MPDILRQEIAAAANTWVVKVGTRVLTTDDGLLNQDRVAALAEELHLLMQAGRKVCLVSSGAVGAGLGRLGLKKRPTDLARLQAVAAVGQTALVEAYDRNLKAHGRHAAQILLTADDLDNRARYLNIRNTILTLLELGAVPIINENDTVSTEELQTTFGDNDRLAAMVTNLIRAPLLVLLSDVAGLFDGDPAHPNSRVIPTVAKLDDDIFSLVRDKTTGISKGGMASKLEAARLATTAGENVIIASGKQRDVLQQIHTGESVGTLFLAQGQAVASWKRWIGFTAQPRGTLVVDDGARTAIQRQGKSLLAIGIAAVEGTFRKGDVVAIRDAAGVEFARGLSNYSAADVERIQRLKTDQIATALGHCPYDEVIHRDNMAVTANSAAGGKQKAE; encoded by the coding sequence ATGCCCGACATTCTCCGCCAAGAAATTGCAGCCGCCGCCAACACTTGGGTGGTTAAAGTTGGCACGCGCGTGCTGACCACCGACGATGGCCTGCTCAATCAGGATCGCGTGGCGGCTTTGGCGGAAGAATTGCATTTGCTGATGCAGGCCGGGCGAAAAGTTTGCTTGGTTAGCTCCGGGGCCGTGGGCGCAGGCTTGGGACGGCTGGGCCTGAAAAAACGTCCCACCGATTTAGCCCGGCTGCAGGCCGTGGCCGCCGTGGGGCAAACCGCGCTGGTGGAAGCGTACGATCGCAATTTGAAAGCACACGGCCGCCACGCCGCGCAAATTCTGTTGACGGCCGACGATTTAGACAATCGGGCCCGCTATCTCAACATTCGCAACACCATTCTCACGCTGCTGGAGCTGGGCGCCGTGCCCATCATCAACGAAAACGACACGGTCAGCACCGAAGAGCTGCAAACCACCTTCGGCGATAATGACAGGCTGGCGGCCATGGTCACCAATCTGATTCGCGCCCCCCTGCTCGTGCTCCTCTCCGACGTGGCGGGATTATTCGATGGCGATCCGGCCCATCCGAACTCGCGAGTCATTCCCACCGTGGCTAAGCTGGACGACGATATTTTTTCGCTCGTCCGAGATAAAACCACCGGCATCAGCAAAGGGGGCATGGCCAGTAAGCTCGAAGCGGCACGGCTGGCAACCACCGCCGGGGAAAACGTCATCATCGCCAGCGGCAAGCAACGGGACGTGTTGCAACAAATTCATACCGGCGAGAGCGTGGGCACTTTGTTTCTGGCGCAAGGGCAGGCCGTGGCATCCTGGAAGCGTTGGATTGGCTTCACCGCCCAGCCGCGTGGCACCCTGGTGGTGGATGACGGCGCCCGAACCGCCATCCAGCGGCAGGGAAAAAGCTTGCTGGCCATTGGCATTGCCGCGGTGGAAGGGACGTTCCGCAAAGGCGACGTGGTGGCCATTCGCGATGCCGCCGGCGTCGAGTTCGCCCGCGGTTTGTCCAATTACTCCGCCGCTGATGTGGAGCGAATTCAGCGCCTGAAGACCGATCAAATCGCTACAGCCCTGGGCCATTGTCCCTACGATGAAGTCATTCATCGCGACAATATGGCCGTCACCGCAAACAGCGCAGCAGGCGGAAAGCAGAAAGCAGAATGA